In the genome of Porphyrobacter sp. ULC335, one region contains:
- a CDS encoding DUF983 domain-containing protein — translation MPSQRLSPDCIDLPAGWIPALVRGARGKCPRCGEAALFRAWLKPVDRCGHCKQDWSVQQADDFPAYIGIFVVGHLLAPVVIAMIGTFGMSAWLTLAIILPVAIGLLLVTLQPTKGAVIGFLWWHGIGAFRQERRAPEDKP, via the coding sequence ATGCCTTCTCAGCGCCTTTCTCCCGACTGTATCGACCTGCCTGCCGGGTGGATTCCCGCGCTTGTCCGCGGCGCGCGGGGCAAGTGCCCGCGCTGCGGCGAGGCTGCGCTGTTCCGCGCATGGCTGAAACCCGTCGATCGCTGCGGCCATTGCAAGCAGGATTGGTCTGTGCAGCAGGCCGATGATTTCCCGGCCTATATCGGCATCTTCGTGGTTGGACACCTGCTCGCACCGGTGGTGATCGCGATGATCGGCACCTTCGGCATGTCGGCCTGGCTGACCCTTGCCATCATCCTGCCGGTGGCGATTGGGCTGCTGCTGGTGACGCTCCAGCCGACCAAGGGCGCGGTGATCGGCTTCCTGTGGTGGCATGGCATTGGTGCCTTCCGGCAAGAGCGCCGCGCGCCGGAGGACAAGCCGTGA